CCCGATTTGACAAAATCTGTTATCCTGAATTCAGCAGGAGTACAGCTGTCTTTACTGAATCCCACTTTTTTGCCATTTATCCATAAATAGAAAAAGGAACGAACACCTTCAAAACGCAAAAAAATCTCTTTCCCTGTCCAAGAATTGGGTATCCATACCTTTTTTCTGTATATACCTGTTGGGTTGTATTCCTTTGGTGGACATGGAGGGTTGTTGTTGAAAGGATAGATTGTGTTTGTGTATATAGGTTTATCATATCCAGCAAACTCCCAATTACTTGGAACTTCTATTTCACTCCAAGAGGTATCATCAAAGTCTTGCGATTCAAATGCGTTGGGTAAATTCAAGGGTGATGTGGAAAAATGAAATTTCCACTTTCCATTGAGTGCCAAAAAGTCTTCCGGATATATCCAATTCGCTGTTGATGGATCAAAATATGGGATAAACGAACTATGAGGCTTCTCCAAACCTTCATGCAAAAGTTCTGGGTTTTCCCATTCGAGCATTTTCTTACCTCCTATATTCGTGACTCTTGGTTTTCTCATTGTCAATGGTGATCTTGTCTATGACGGTATACCTCTTTCTTCACCTCTTTACGAGCTCAAATTGGTCTATCCATCCCCAGTTTCCAGCGTTAGCCTTTACAATCACACTTATTCTTATTCTGTTTGTGAGAATCTGTATATTACTGATCTTTGGATTGCTCCACTTAAGCCATCCATTATTTGCAATAGTTATCGTTTTATCTTGACCACCATAATCACTCACCTTCAATTGCACCAGGTCTCCACCACTACCTTGAATCCACATACTGACTTCGTAGATTCCATTTGGTATATCTGTCACAATTTGATAAAGCTCAAATTCAAAAGGTTTATCGAGCCAATAGTTAACCGCGTAAATCCCATGATGTGCATTTTGTGCAGGATCTGCACGTACTACTTTGATCGCTTTCTGCTCGCCATTGACTTGCCATGGACCAAATTCACCTGATTCAAAACTTGGGTTGAGCATGTAGTTTTCCTTATCTTTAACTGAAATTTTGGCTTGGACCTGTTTCCCAAGTTCCAATATCGTACCTTCTACCACATATTCACCTGCCGCTAATTCTTTTGAAATCTCATTCCATTTCACCTTCAATGATCTGATCGAATCGTCTTTGAAGGTTACCTTAACATACTCTGGCAATTTGAATTCTTCTTTAGAGAAGATTTCGATTCTGACAGGGGCAACCTCTTCTATTTCGAATTCTCCTTCGCTCGGCAGAGATGAATCTTTGAAAACCTGAACTGATGAAAGTAAATTCCCATGAAAGTCAAACAGCGTCTGATTTTCCCATGGATTACCCTCACCTGATTTCCATCCGACATCTTTTACAGGTATCCAGGCTCCTTCCCAGTAAAAAAATCCAAGCCCCTTATCTTCGGGGACAGAACGGATGACCCTGATCAGATCTCTGAGAAATGAAGTTTGTCCTTTCACTGTCGGTTTGTACCCGGATATTTGATCTGGTCCGAATATATTTGGGTAACCATCTTCATCTTCCAAAGTCCAGGCATATGCGGTTTCAGCCACAACAACATCCTTACCATATCTCAACGAAACATAATTCAGATTTGATGATAAATCCTGCAATGCTCCATGCCAATATGGGTAATAGGACGCACCGATGACATCGAAATCCACTTTGCGTTCAACGATTGAATCGAAAAACCACTTGAACAATGAACTATTTCCACCTTCCGCAAGATGTATCATCACTTTTATCTTTGGATCAACTTCTCTCACAGCTCTAACAGCCTCTTTTAACAGACTCGCAAGACCATCGAATCCCCCGGCATCCTTTCCTGAAATTTTTCCATCGGGCCATAAAAATCCATTGTTCAACTCATTTCCAATCTGTACCATATCTGGCAATGCTTGATGATCTTTCATGTAGA
The DNA window shown above is from Thermotoga profunda AZM34c06 and carries:
- a CDS encoding glycosyl hydrolase 53 family protein, which gives rise to MKIFTLMFLLPILCFGIMKPTEDFIIGVDLSTLYEIEKQGGKFYENGIQKDCLEILKDNGVNWIRLRIWNDPTDENGEPLGGGNCNYMNMTQIAQRAKMLGMKVLIDFHYSDWWADPGKQNKPKAWENLHDDALKKAVYEYTRDVLVYMKDHQALPDMVQIGNELNNGFLWPDGKISGKDAGGFDGLASLLKEAVRAVREVDPKIKVMIHLAEGGNSSLFKWFFDSIVERKVDFDVIGASYYPYWHGALQDLSSNLNYVSLRYGKDVVVAETAYAWTLEDEDGYPNIFGPDQISGYKPTVKGQTSFLRDLIRVIRSVPEDKGLGFFYWEGAWIPVKDVGWKSGEGNPWENQTLFDFHGNLLSSVQVFKDSSLPSEGEFEIEEVAPVRIEIFSKEEFKLPEYVKVTFKDDSIRSLKVKWNEISKELAAGEYVVEGTILELGKQVQAKISVKDKENYMLNPSFESGEFGPWQVNGEQKAIKVVRADPAQNAHHGIYAVNYWLDKPFEFELYQIVTDIPNGIYEVSMWIQGSGGDLVQLKVSDYGGQDKTITIANNGWLKWSNPKISNIQILTNRIRISVIVKANAGNWGWIDQFELVKR